The following proteins come from a genomic window of Eubalaena glacialis isolate mEubGla1 chromosome X, mEubGla1.1.hap2.+ XY, whole genome shotgun sequence:
- the GPR119 gene encoding glucose-dependent insulinotropic receptor, whose amino-acid sequence MESSFSFGVILAILASLIIAANALVAMAVLSLIHKNDGVSLCFTLNLAVADTSLGLAISGLVTDQLSSPARPTQKTLCSLQMAFVTSSAAASVLTVMLIAFDRYLAIKQPLRYFQIMNGLMAGACIAGLWLVSYLIGFLPLGVRVFQQTTYKGPCSFFAVFHPRFVLTLSCVGFFPALLLFVFFYCDILKIASTHSQQIRKTEHAGAPAGAHRPPRTPSDFKAVRTVAVLIGSFTLSWTPFFTTSIVQVACQECHLYPVLERYLWLLGVGNSLLNPLIYAYWQKEIRQQFSQMALGMKKGLAAFLLLLSARDGGPQGPRESARHITTISHSELDG is encoded by the coding sequence ATGGAGTCATCTTTCTCATTTGGAGTGATCCTTGCTATCCTGGCCTCCCTCATTATTGCTGCTAATGCCCTAGTGGCCATGGCTGTGCTGTCGTTGATCCACAAGAATGATGGTGTCAGTCTCTGCTTCACCTTGAATCTGGCTGTGGCTGACACCTCCCTTGGCCTGGCCATCTCTGGCCTAGTCACAGACCAGCTCTCCAGCCCGGCTCGGCCCACACAGAAGACCCTGTGCAGCCTTCAGATGGCATTTGTCACTTCTTCTGCAGCTGCCTCTGTCCTCACGGTCATGCTGATTGCCTTTGACAGGTACCTTGCCATCAAGCAGCCCCTCCGCTATTTCCAGATCATGAATGGGCTCATGGCCGGGGCCTGCATTGCCGGGCTGTGGTTGGTGTCTTACCTCATTGGCTTCCTCCCACTCGGGGTCCGCGTATTCCAGCAGACCACCTACAAGGGGCCCTGCAGCTTCTTCGCTGTGTTTCACCCACGCTTCGTGCTGACCCTCTCCTGCGTTGGCTTCTTCCCAGCCCTGCTCCTCTTTGTCTTCTTCTACTGTGACATACTCAAGATTGCTTCCACGCACAGCCAGCAGATCCGCAAGACGGAGCATGCGGGAGCCCCGGCCGGGGCTCACCGGCCCCCACGGACCCCCAGTGACTTCAAGGCTGTCCGCACTGTGGCCGTTCTCATTGGCAGCTTCACTCTGTCCTGGACCCCGTTCTTTACCACTAGTATTGTGCAGGTGGCCTGCCAGGAGTGCCACCTCTACCCAGTGCTGGAACGGTACCTGTGGCTGCTTGGTGTGGGCAACTCCCTGCTCAACCCACTCATCTATGCCTATTGGCAGAAGGAGATACGGCAACAGTTCTCCCAGATGGCCCTGGGAATGAAGAAGGGGCTCGCCgcattcctcctccttctctcggCCAGGGATGGTGGCCCACAGGGGCCCAGGGAAAGTGCCCGTCACATCACCACCATCTCCCACTCAGAGCTCGATGGCTAA